A window of the Lactuca sativa cultivar Salinas chromosome 7, Lsat_Salinas_v11, whole genome shotgun sequence genome harbors these coding sequences:
- the LOC111901143 gene encoding uncharacterized protein LOC111901143: MASKRCLFFIILATIVVSCMITQVKAYTSSYCNHESRCPGQYISCPSECPESNSNDPNTKVCRIDCYSPKCKAQCKHNKPECDTPGSACYDPRFIGGDSIVFYFHGKVNEHFSLVSDSNLQINGRFIGHQPTGRSRPFTWIQALGLLFNSHSFSLEATKSATWDGRIDHLKFSYDGEDVSLALGGLSSWKSPEGEIEVERTSEVNSVMVNIPGVVEILVNVVPVTAEDDKIHGYNVPSDDCFAHLEVQFKFTGLSDGVEGVLGRTYQPDFKNPAKPGVAMAVVGGEDKYRTTSLLSSDCANCIYDSSNVAEKENNMIKEHETLDCSAKGLFRGNGIVCKK; encoded by the exons ATGGCAAGCAAAAGATGTTTGTTTTTTATCATTTTGGCAACGATTGTTGTTTCATGTATGATTACACAAGTCAAAGCTTATACATCTAGTTACTGTAATCACGAGTCTCGTTGCCCCGGTCAATATATTTCATGCCCTTCTGAGTGCCCTGAAAGCAACTCCAACGACCCTAACACTAAAGTTTGTCGCATTGATTGCTATTCTCCAAAATGCAAGGCTCAATGCAAACATA ACAAACCAGAGTGTGACACACCGGGATCTGCATGCTACGACCCACGGTTCATCGGAGGAGACAGCATCGTCTTCTACTTTCACGGCAAAGTCAACGAGCATTTCAGTTTGGTCTCCGATTCTAACCTCCAAATCAACGGACGATTCATCGGCCACCAACCCACCGGCAGATCCAGACCCTTCACCTGGATCCAAGCCTTGGGTCTCCTTTTCAACTCCCACAGTTTCTCCCTGGAAGCGACTAAATCTGCCACCTGGGATGGCAGAATCGACCACCTAAAATTCTCCTACGATGGAGAAGATGTTTCATTAGCTCTTGGTGGGTTATCGTCATGGAAGTCGCCAGAGGGTGAAATCGAAGTGGAGAGAACTTCTGAGGTGAACAGTGTGATGGTGAACATACCTGGAGTTGTGGAGATTTTGGTGAATGTGGTGCCGGTTACTGCTGAAGATGATAAGATCCATGGCTACAATGTACCTTCTGATGACTGTTTTGCTCATTTGGAAGTGCAGTTTAAGTTTACCGGACTTTCCGATGGAGTTGAAGGGGTTTTGGGAAGGACATATCAGCCGGATTTTAAGAATCCTGCAAAGCCAGGGGTTGCTATGGCGGTTGTTGGAGGAGAAGACAAGTATAGAACGACGTCTTTGTTGTCTTCCGATTGTGCAAACTGCATTTACGATTCCAGTAATGTTGCAGAGAAAGAGAATAATATGATTAAAGAGCATGAAACTTTGGATTGTTCTGCCAAGGGATTGTTCCGTGGAAATGGGATTGTTTGCAAGAAATGA